In Sphingobium sp. Z007, one DNA window encodes the following:
- a CDS encoding 2OG-Fe dioxygenase family protein — MTDTDSLSRNDDALLTDGYARLSGAAMFDRLNIAEPDWADFAQSWNDLGPDLFMADGGRYRRRRHAAFALERGRFTRKPHQPHYQSRDYNPLNGDVQRWFDPVEAATVANPVCDAIFAFAADHFDPARKGDWHIEMHQFRIEAKPDETGRPTPEGMHRDGVDHVLVMLVDRRNVREGVTRIGAPDGRPLGEFTLTTPGDTMLIDDHRILHGVTEIHAVDPTQPAWRDALVVTFVAES, encoded by the coding sequence ATGACCGACACGGACAGCCTATCCAGAAACGACGATGCTTTGCTGACGGACGGCTATGCCCGCCTGTCCGGCGCGGCGATGTTCGATCGATTGAATATCGCCGAACCCGACTGGGCCGACTTCGCGCAAAGCTGGAACGATCTAGGCCCCGACCTCTTCATGGCCGATGGCGGCCGCTACCGCCGCCGCCGCCACGCCGCCTTTGCGCTGGAACGGGGCCGCTTCACCCGCAAGCCGCACCAGCCCCATTATCAAAGCCGCGATTACAACCCGCTCAACGGCGACGTGCAGCGCTGGTTCGATCCGGTCGAAGCGGCGACTGTCGCCAACCCCGTCTGCGATGCAATCTTCGCTTTCGCCGCCGATCATTTCGATCCGGCCCGCAAAGGCGACTGGCACATCGAAATGCACCAGTTCCGCATCGAGGCGAAACCGGACGAAACCGGCCGCCCCACACCCGAAGGCATGCACCGCGACGGGGTCGACCATGTGCTGGTGATGCTGGTCGATCGCCGCAACGTCCGCGAAGGCGTCACCCGCATCGGCGCGCCGGACGGCAGGCCGCTAGGCGAGTTCACCTTGACGACGCCTGGCGACACGATGCTGATAGACGACCACCGCATCCTGCACGGCGTCACCGAAATCCACGCCGTGGACCCGACGCAACCGGCGTGGCGCGATGCGCTGGTGGTGACGTTCGTGGCCGAAAGCTAA
- a CDS encoding SDR family NAD(P)-dependent oxidoreductase has protein sequence MDLKLTGKTAIVTGSTAGIGLAIAKRLAQEGVAVTITGRSQPKLDAAAAEIGLPVNAVLADPATAEGAAALIAAVPATDILVNNLGIYEAKDFGQISDADWHHIFEVNVVSGARLSRHYFPQMLANNWGRVLFIASESGLLPPAEMIHYGMTKSAQLAISRGLAEHTRGTGVTVNSVLPGPTRSEGIVDFIRSVVDNKDASEADREAEFFTKLRPLSLIKRLIEADEVGAMVAYLASPLAAATNGAAIRVEGGMVPTIA, from the coding sequence ATGGACCTGAAACTCACCGGCAAGACCGCCATCGTCACCGGCTCCACCGCCGGCATCGGCCTCGCTATCGCGAAACGCCTGGCGCAGGAGGGCGTCGCCGTCACCATAACCGGCCGCAGCCAGCCCAAGCTAGACGCCGCCGCCGCCGAGATCGGCCTGCCCGTCAACGCCGTCCTCGCCGATCCCGCGACGGCAGAAGGGGCCGCCGCCCTGATCGCCGCCGTTCCCGCAACCGACATCCTCGTCAACAATCTGGGCATCTACGAAGCCAAGGATTTTGGCCAGATCAGCGACGCAGACTGGCACCATATTTTCGAAGTCAACGTCGTCAGCGGCGCGCGCCTTTCCCGCCATTATTTCCCGCAGATGCTCGCAAACAATTGGGGCCGCGTCCTTTTCATCGCCAGCGAAAGCGGGCTGCTCCCGCCCGCCGAGATGATCCATTACGGCATGACCAAGTCGGCCCAACTCGCCATCTCGCGGGGCCTTGCCGAACATACGCGCGGCACCGGCGTCACGGTGAACAGCGTGCTGCCCGGCCCGACCCGTTCGGAGGGCATCGTGGACTTCATCCGCTCGGTCGTGGACAATAAGGACGCCTCCGAAGCCGACCGCGAAGCCGAGTTCTTCACCAAACTCCGCCCGCTCTCGCTCATCAAGCGGCTGATCGAGGCGGACGAAGTTGGCGCGATGGTCGCCTATCTCGCCAGCCCACTCGCCGCCGCCACCAACGGCGCGGCGATCCGGGTTGAAGGCGGCATGGTGCCCACGATCGCCTAA